From a single Camelus bactrianus isolate YW-2024 breed Bactrian camel chromosome 11, ASM4877302v1, whole genome shotgun sequence genomic region:
- the NPFFR1 gene encoding neuropeptide FF receptor 1 isoform X1 — MPGAMATAPREPPSSGLGGRAARSRRQSPEWSSAAPEPSAPAAARPPPGGEGSETPGRAGAWERTPHCPLPPGPGLEPRAEAGARASNPAPETPCPLPAESGRLPPSVETVPEQAGVGSMEGEPSQPSNSSQPPRQNGSDAEATPAANFTFFSYYQHSSPVAAMFIVAYVLIFLLCMVGNALVCFIVLKNRHMRTVTNMFILNLAVSDLLVGIFCMPTTLVDNLITGWPFDNATCKMSGLVQGMSVSASVFTLVAIAVERFRCIVHPFREKLTLRKALLTIAVIWALALLIMCPSAVTLTVTREEHHFMVDTRNRSYPLYSCWEAWPEKGMRKVYTAVLFSHIYLAPLALIVVMYARIARKLCKAPGPARAGEETAGEAGRGARRRARVVHMLVIVALFFTLSWLPLWALLLLIDYGQLSEPQLHLVTVYAFPFAHWLAFFNSSANPIIYGYFNENFRRGFQAAFRGQLCRPPWGGHREAYSERPGGLLRTRVFVEVQPSDSGLPFESGPSSGAPRPGRLPLRNGRVAHHGLAAEGPGCAHLPLTTPAWDI; from the exons ATGCCGGGTGCCATGGCGACGGCTCCGCGCGAGCCCCCTTCCTCCGGCCTGGGAGGGCGGGCGGCGCGCAGCAGGCGGCAGAGCCCGGAGTGGAGTTCCGCTGCTCCAGAGCCTTCGGCCCCAGCCGCTGCCCGACCGCCTCCGGGCGGCGAGGGGAGCGAGACtccgggcagggctggggcctgggagcgCACGCCCCACTGCCCGCTTCCGCCCGGCCCAGGATTAGAACCGAGAGCAGAGGCAGGGGCGCGCGCCAGCAACCCAGCGCCGGAGACACCCTGTCCCTTGCCTGCCGAGAGCGGCAGGCTGCCTCCCTCTGTCGAGACTGTCCCGGagcaggcaggagtgggcagCATGGAGG GGGAGCCCTCCCAGCCTTCCAACAGCAGCCAGCCCCCAAGGCAGAATGGGAGTGATGCTGAGGCCACCCCAGCTGCAAACTTCACCTTCTTCTCCTACTACCAGCACTCCTCCCCAGTGGCGGCCATGTTCATCGTGGCCTACGTGCTCATCTTCCTCCTCTGCATGGTGGGCAACGCCCTGGTCTGCTTCATTGTGCTCAAGAACCGGCACATGCGTACTGTCACCAACATGTTTATCCTCAACCTGGCCGTCAGCGACCTGCTGGTGGGCATCTTCTGCATGCCCACCACCCTTGTGGACAACCTCATCACTG GGTGGCCCTTCGACAACGCCACGTGCAAGATGAGTGGCTTGGTGCAAGGCATGTCGGTGTCAGCTTCTGTTTTCACACTGGTGGCCATTGCTGTGGAAAG GTTCCGCTGCATCGTGCACCCTTTCCGCGAGAAGCTGACCCTGCGGAAGGCGCTGCTCACCATCGCGGTCAtctgggccctggccctgcttATCATGTGCCCCTCGGCTGTCACACTGACTGTCACGCGCGAGGAGCATCACTTCATGGTCGACACCCGCAACCGCTCGTACCCGCTCTACTCGTGCTGGGAGGCCTGGCCCGAGAAGGGCATGCGCAAGGTCTACACGGCGGTGCTCTTCTCGCACATCTACCTGGCGCCGCTGGCGCTGATCGTGGTCATGTACGCCCGCATCGCTCGGAAGCTGTGCAAGGCCCCGGGACCCGCGCGCGCCGGCGAGGAGACGGCgggggaggccgggcggggggcgCGGCGCCGGGCCCGCGTGGTGCACATGCTGGTCATAGTCGCGCTGTTCTTCACGCTGTCCTGGCTGCCGCTCTGGGCGCTGCTGCTGCTGATTGACTACGGGCAGCTCAGCGAGCCGCAGCTGCATCTGGTCACCGTCTACGCCTTCCCCTTCGCCCACTGGCTGGCCTTCTTCAACAGCAGCGCCAACCCCATCATCTATGGCTACTTCAACGAGAACTTCCGCCGCGGCTTCCAGGCCGCCTTCCGGGGCCAGCTCTGCCGGCCGCCCTGGGGCGGCCACCGGGAGGCCTACTCCGAGCGGCCCGGCGGGCTCCTGCGCACGCGGGTCTTCGTGGAGGTGCAGCCCAGCGACTCGGGCCTGCCCTTCGAGTCCGGGCCGAGCAGCGGGGCCCCCAGGcctggccgcctcccgctgcgcAACGGCCGCGTGGCCCACCACGGCTTGGCGGCGGAGGGTCCTGGCTGCGCCCATCTGCCCCTCACCACACCCGCCTGGGATATTTGA
- the NPFFR1 gene encoding neuropeptide FF receptor 1 isoform X2, which produces MPGAMATAPREPPSSGLGGRAARSRRQSPEWSSAAPEPSAPAAARPPPGGEGSETPGRAGAWERTPHCPLPPGPGLEPRAEAGARASNPAPETPCPLPAESGRLPPSVETVPEQAGVGSMEGWPFDNATCKMSGLVQGMSVSASVFTLVAIAVERFRCIVHPFREKLTLRKALLTIAVIWALALLIMCPSAVTLTVTREEHHFMVDTRNRSYPLYSCWEAWPEKGMRKVYTAVLFSHIYLAPLALIVVMYARIARKLCKAPGPARAGEETAGEAGRGARRRARVVHMLVIVALFFTLSWLPLWALLLLIDYGQLSEPQLHLVTVYAFPFAHWLAFFNSSANPIIYGYFNENFRRGFQAAFRGQLCRPPWGGHREAYSERPGGLLRTRVFVEVQPSDSGLPFESGPSSGAPRPGRLPLRNGRVAHHGLAAEGPGCAHLPLTTPAWDI; this is translated from the exons ATGCCGGGTGCCATGGCGACGGCTCCGCGCGAGCCCCCTTCCTCCGGCCTGGGAGGGCGGGCGGCGCGCAGCAGGCGGCAGAGCCCGGAGTGGAGTTCCGCTGCTCCAGAGCCTTCGGCCCCAGCCGCTGCCCGACCGCCTCCGGGCGGCGAGGGGAGCGAGACtccgggcagggctggggcctgggagcgCACGCCCCACTGCCCGCTTCCGCCCGGCCCAGGATTAGAACCGAGAGCAGAGGCAGGGGCGCGCGCCAGCAACCCAGCGCCGGAGACACCCTGTCCCTTGCCTGCCGAGAGCGGCAGGCTGCCTCCCTCTGTCGAGACTGTCCCGGagcaggcaggagtgggcagCATGGAGG GGTGGCCCTTCGACAACGCCACGTGCAAGATGAGTGGCTTGGTGCAAGGCATGTCGGTGTCAGCTTCTGTTTTCACACTGGTGGCCATTGCTGTGGAAAG GTTCCGCTGCATCGTGCACCCTTTCCGCGAGAAGCTGACCCTGCGGAAGGCGCTGCTCACCATCGCGGTCAtctgggccctggccctgcttATCATGTGCCCCTCGGCTGTCACACTGACTGTCACGCGCGAGGAGCATCACTTCATGGTCGACACCCGCAACCGCTCGTACCCGCTCTACTCGTGCTGGGAGGCCTGGCCCGAGAAGGGCATGCGCAAGGTCTACACGGCGGTGCTCTTCTCGCACATCTACCTGGCGCCGCTGGCGCTGATCGTGGTCATGTACGCCCGCATCGCTCGGAAGCTGTGCAAGGCCCCGGGACCCGCGCGCGCCGGCGAGGAGACGGCgggggaggccgggcggggggcgCGGCGCCGGGCCCGCGTGGTGCACATGCTGGTCATAGTCGCGCTGTTCTTCACGCTGTCCTGGCTGCCGCTCTGGGCGCTGCTGCTGCTGATTGACTACGGGCAGCTCAGCGAGCCGCAGCTGCATCTGGTCACCGTCTACGCCTTCCCCTTCGCCCACTGGCTGGCCTTCTTCAACAGCAGCGCCAACCCCATCATCTATGGCTACTTCAACGAGAACTTCCGCCGCGGCTTCCAGGCCGCCTTCCGGGGCCAGCTCTGCCGGCCGCCCTGGGGCGGCCACCGGGAGGCCTACTCCGAGCGGCCCGGCGGGCTCCTGCGCACGCGGGTCTTCGTGGAGGTGCAGCCCAGCGACTCGGGCCTGCCCTTCGAGTCCGGGCCGAGCAGCGGGGCCCCCAGGcctggccgcctcccgctgcgcAACGGCCGCGTGGCCCACCACGGCTTGGCGGCGGAGGGTCCTGGCTGCGCCCATCTGCCCCTCACCACACCCGCCTGGGATATTTGA
- the NPFFR1 gene encoding neuropeptide FF receptor 1 isoform X3: MFCFFPPLSSCAILGEPSQPSNSSQPPRQNGSDAEATPAANFTFFSYYQHSSPVAAMFIVAYVLIFLLCMVGNALVCFIVLKNRHMRTVTNMFILNLAVSDLLVGIFCMPTTLVDNLITGWPFDNATCKMSGLVQGMSVSASVFTLVAIAVERFRCIVHPFREKLTLRKALLTIAVIWALALLIMCPSAVTLTVTREEHHFMVDTRNRSYPLYSCWEAWPEKGMRKVYTAVLFSHIYLAPLALIVVMYARIARKLCKAPGPARAGEETAGEAGRGARRRARVVHMLVIVALFFTLSWLPLWALLLLIDYGQLSEPQLHLVTVYAFPFAHWLAFFNSSANPIIYGYFNENFRRGFQAAFRGQLCRPPWGGHREAYSERPGGLLRTRVFVEVQPSDSGLPFESGPSSGAPRPGRLPLRNGRVAHHGLAAEGPGCAHLPLTTPAWDI; the protein is encoded by the exons GGGAGCCCTCCCAGCCTTCCAACAGCAGCCAGCCCCCAAGGCAGAATGGGAGTGATGCTGAGGCCACCCCAGCTGCAAACTTCACCTTCTTCTCCTACTACCAGCACTCCTCCCCAGTGGCGGCCATGTTCATCGTGGCCTACGTGCTCATCTTCCTCCTCTGCATGGTGGGCAACGCCCTGGTCTGCTTCATTGTGCTCAAGAACCGGCACATGCGTACTGTCACCAACATGTTTATCCTCAACCTGGCCGTCAGCGACCTGCTGGTGGGCATCTTCTGCATGCCCACCACCCTTGTGGACAACCTCATCACTG GGTGGCCCTTCGACAACGCCACGTGCAAGATGAGTGGCTTGGTGCAAGGCATGTCGGTGTCAGCTTCTGTTTTCACACTGGTGGCCATTGCTGTGGAAAG GTTCCGCTGCATCGTGCACCCTTTCCGCGAGAAGCTGACCCTGCGGAAGGCGCTGCTCACCATCGCGGTCAtctgggccctggccctgcttATCATGTGCCCCTCGGCTGTCACACTGACTGTCACGCGCGAGGAGCATCACTTCATGGTCGACACCCGCAACCGCTCGTACCCGCTCTACTCGTGCTGGGAGGCCTGGCCCGAGAAGGGCATGCGCAAGGTCTACACGGCGGTGCTCTTCTCGCACATCTACCTGGCGCCGCTGGCGCTGATCGTGGTCATGTACGCCCGCATCGCTCGGAAGCTGTGCAAGGCCCCGGGACCCGCGCGCGCCGGCGAGGAGACGGCgggggaggccgggcggggggcgCGGCGCCGGGCCCGCGTGGTGCACATGCTGGTCATAGTCGCGCTGTTCTTCACGCTGTCCTGGCTGCCGCTCTGGGCGCTGCTGCTGCTGATTGACTACGGGCAGCTCAGCGAGCCGCAGCTGCATCTGGTCACCGTCTACGCCTTCCCCTTCGCCCACTGGCTGGCCTTCTTCAACAGCAGCGCCAACCCCATCATCTATGGCTACTTCAACGAGAACTTCCGCCGCGGCTTCCAGGCCGCCTTCCGGGGCCAGCTCTGCCGGCCGCCCTGGGGCGGCCACCGGGAGGCCTACTCCGAGCGGCCCGGCGGGCTCCTGCGCACGCGGGTCTTCGTGGAGGTGCAGCCCAGCGACTCGGGCCTGCCCTTCGAGTCCGGGCCGAGCAGCGGGGCCCCCAGGcctggccgcctcccgctgcgcAACGGCCGCGTGGCCCACCACGGCTTGGCGGCGGAGGGTCCTGGCTGCGCCCATCTGCCCCTCACCACACCCGCCTGGGATATTTGA